In a single window of the Sesamum indicum cultivar Zhongzhi No. 13 linkage group LG16, S_indicum_v1.0, whole genome shotgun sequence genome:
- the LOC105178598 gene encoding WRKY transcription factor 6 isoform X2 — protein MARGSGLSFDPDHTLITFFLHNPTSTHQSSNLSLPKTHSHRPHLHLTLQPKPPSSMEAPPPPPPPTIQFPVSLSSASHDHDHDHDHDPADNPNGQRKVVDEMDFFSDKKQGGGGGGDDAGDANATAHLTGLNSVLDFKVNTGLHLLTTANTGSDESILDDRISSNSEDKRSKTEMAFLQAEMERMNTENQRLREMLNQVTNNYNGLQMHLLTLMQNGGSAEEGKSGQGNGQVVPRQFMDLGLGAAADDDEVSLSTSSEGRTGRQQPPTPDKDVGGGDQDQCSENKVARLGHSSRNADQATEATMRKARVSVRARSEAPMITDGCQWRKYGQKMAKGNPCPRAYYRCTMAAGCPVRKQVQRCAGDRSILITTYEGNHNHPLPPAAMAMASTTSSAARMLLSGSMPSADGLMNSNFLARTLLPCSSSMATISASAPFPTVTLDLTQSPNPLQFPRPSGQFPLPFLNNPPNIGTPANPAPGLLPQLFGQGLYNQSKFSGLQMSQEMDQGSNQLSTTLPSVHQGQLSDTVNALATDPNFTAALAAAISSFIGGGQYPNNASNNSNSSNNNGSVATSNNNSNGNNKLSSSGFQVN, from the exons ATGGCCAGAGGCAGTGGACTCTCCTTTGATCCAGATCACACTCTCATCACATTCTTTCTTCACAACCCAACTTCAACCCACCAATCCTCTAATCTCTCTCTACCCAAAACCCACTCCCACCGTCCACACCTGCACCTCACTCTTCAACCAAAACCTCCGTCATCCATGGAGGcgccgccaccaccaccacctcccaCCATTCAGTTCCCCGTCAGTCTCAGCTCCGCCTCTCACGACCACGACCACGATCATGATCATGATCCAGCTGACAATCCCAACGGCCAGCGCAAGGTCGTCGACGAAATGGATTTCTTTTCCGACAAGAAACAGGGCGGTGGAGGTGGCGGCGATGACGCCGGAGACGCCAACGCAACGGCGCATTTGACCGGCCTTAACTCAGTCTTGGATTTCAAAGTAAAT ACTGGTTTGCATCTTCTCACCACTGCAAACACTGGTAGTGATGAGTCCATCTTGGACGACCGAATATCTTCAAATTCAGAAGACAAAAGATCAAAAACTGAG ATGGCGTTTCTTCAAGCTGAAATGGAGAGAATGAATACCGAGAATCAGCGTCTGAGGGAGATGCTGAATCAGGTGACGAACAATTACAACGGCCTTCAGATGCACTTGCTCACCCTGATGCAAAATGGAGGGAGTGCAGAAGAAGGCAAAAGTGGGCAGGGAAATGGACAGGTGGTGCCTAGGCAGTTTATGGATCTTGGGCTGGGAGCGGCAGCTGATGACGATGAGGTTTCGTTGTCGACATCATCCGAGGGGCGGACGGGCAGGCAACAGCCTCCAACGCCCGACAAGGACGTTGGAGGAGGAGATCAGGACCAGTGTTCTGAAAACAAGGTTGCTCGGCTCGGACACTCTTCTAGGAATGCTGATCAAGCCACTGAGGCTACTATGAGGAAGGCCCGTGTCTCAGTTCGTGCTCGCTCCGAGGCTCCCATG ATCACGGATGGATGCCAATGGCGCAAGTATGGGCAGAAAATGGCGAAGGGGAACCCGTGCCCACGGGCTTATTACCGCTGCACCATGGCTGCTGGTTGCCCAGTTCGGAAACAA GTCCAAAGATGCGCCGGCGACAGAAGCATCCTCATAACGACCTACGAAGGCAACCACAACCACCCATTGCCACCTGCCGCGATGGCCATGGCCTCAACGACATCATCGGCCGCAAGAATGCTACTCTCGGGATCAATGCCAAGCGCCGACGGCCTAATGAACTCCAACTTCCTAGCAAGAACACTCCTCCCTTGCTCCTCCAGCATGGCCACAATCTCAGCCTCAGCGCCATTCCCCACCGTCACACTAGACCTAACACAGTCCCCCAACCCCCTACAGTTCCCAAGACCCTCAGGACAGTTCCCTCTCCCCTTCCTTAACAATCCACCAAACATCGGCACGCCAGCCAACCCGGCACCAGGCCTTCTGCCTCAACTCTTCGGGCAGGGATTGTACAACCAGTCCAAGTTTTCAGGCCTCCAAATGTCCCAAGAAATGGATCAAGGCAGCAATCAACTATCAACTACACTTCCTTCAGTCCACCAGGGCCAGTTGAGTGACACTGTCAATGCTCTTGCTACTGATCCAAACTTCACCGCTGCTTTAGCAGCAGCCATCTCTTCATTCATCGGCGGGGGGCAGTATCCGAACAACGCCAGCAACAACAGCAACAGCAGCAACAATAATGGCAGTGTTGCCACCAGCAACAATAACAGCAATGGCAACAATAAACTCAGCAGCTCAGGGTTTCAAGTCAATTGA
- the LOC105178598 gene encoding probable WRKY transcription factor 31 isoform X1, which translates to MARGSGLSFDPDHTLITFFLHNPTSTHQSSNLSLPKTHSHRPHLHLTLQPKPPSSMEAPPPPPPPTIQFPVSLSSASHDHDHDHDHDPADNPNGQRKVVDEMDFFSDKKQGGGGGGDDAGDANATAHLTGLNSVLDFKVNTGLHLLTTANTGSDESILDDRISSNSEDKRSKTEQMAFLQAEMERMNTENQRLREMLNQVTNNYNGLQMHLLTLMQNGGSAEEGKSGQGNGQVVPRQFMDLGLGAAADDDEVSLSTSSEGRTGRQQPPTPDKDVGGGDQDQCSENKVARLGHSSRNADQATEATMRKARVSVRARSEAPMITDGCQWRKYGQKMAKGNPCPRAYYRCTMAAGCPVRKQVQRCAGDRSILITTYEGNHNHPLPPAAMAMASTTSSAARMLLSGSMPSADGLMNSNFLARTLLPCSSSMATISASAPFPTVTLDLTQSPNPLQFPRPSGQFPLPFLNNPPNIGTPANPAPGLLPQLFGQGLYNQSKFSGLQMSQEMDQGSNQLSTTLPSVHQGQLSDTVNALATDPNFTAALAAAISSFIGGGQYPNNASNNSNSSNNNGSVATSNNNSNGNNKLSSSGFQVN; encoded by the exons ATGGCCAGAGGCAGTGGACTCTCCTTTGATCCAGATCACACTCTCATCACATTCTTTCTTCACAACCCAACTTCAACCCACCAATCCTCTAATCTCTCTCTACCCAAAACCCACTCCCACCGTCCACACCTGCACCTCACTCTTCAACCAAAACCTCCGTCATCCATGGAGGcgccgccaccaccaccacctcccaCCATTCAGTTCCCCGTCAGTCTCAGCTCCGCCTCTCACGACCACGACCACGATCATGATCATGATCCAGCTGACAATCCCAACGGCCAGCGCAAGGTCGTCGACGAAATGGATTTCTTTTCCGACAAGAAACAGGGCGGTGGAGGTGGCGGCGATGACGCCGGAGACGCCAACGCAACGGCGCATTTGACCGGCCTTAACTCAGTCTTGGATTTCAAAGTAAAT ACTGGTTTGCATCTTCTCACCACTGCAAACACTGGTAGTGATGAGTCCATCTTGGACGACCGAATATCTTCAAATTCAGAAGACAAAAGATCAAAAACTGAG CAGATGGCGTTTCTTCAAGCTGAAATGGAGAGAATGAATACCGAGAATCAGCGTCTGAGGGAGATGCTGAATCAGGTGACGAACAATTACAACGGCCTTCAGATGCACTTGCTCACCCTGATGCAAAATGGAGGGAGTGCAGAAGAAGGCAAAAGTGGGCAGGGAAATGGACAGGTGGTGCCTAGGCAGTTTATGGATCTTGGGCTGGGAGCGGCAGCTGATGACGATGAGGTTTCGTTGTCGACATCATCCGAGGGGCGGACGGGCAGGCAACAGCCTCCAACGCCCGACAAGGACGTTGGAGGAGGAGATCAGGACCAGTGTTCTGAAAACAAGGTTGCTCGGCTCGGACACTCTTCTAGGAATGCTGATCAAGCCACTGAGGCTACTATGAGGAAGGCCCGTGTCTCAGTTCGTGCTCGCTCCGAGGCTCCCATG ATCACGGATGGATGCCAATGGCGCAAGTATGGGCAGAAAATGGCGAAGGGGAACCCGTGCCCACGGGCTTATTACCGCTGCACCATGGCTGCTGGTTGCCCAGTTCGGAAACAA GTCCAAAGATGCGCCGGCGACAGAAGCATCCTCATAACGACCTACGAAGGCAACCACAACCACCCATTGCCACCTGCCGCGATGGCCATGGCCTCAACGACATCATCGGCCGCAAGAATGCTACTCTCGGGATCAATGCCAAGCGCCGACGGCCTAATGAACTCCAACTTCCTAGCAAGAACACTCCTCCCTTGCTCCTCCAGCATGGCCACAATCTCAGCCTCAGCGCCATTCCCCACCGTCACACTAGACCTAACACAGTCCCCCAACCCCCTACAGTTCCCAAGACCCTCAGGACAGTTCCCTCTCCCCTTCCTTAACAATCCACCAAACATCGGCACGCCAGCCAACCCGGCACCAGGCCTTCTGCCTCAACTCTTCGGGCAGGGATTGTACAACCAGTCCAAGTTTTCAGGCCTCCAAATGTCCCAAGAAATGGATCAAGGCAGCAATCAACTATCAACTACACTTCCTTCAGTCCACCAGGGCCAGTTGAGTGACACTGTCAATGCTCTTGCTACTGATCCAAACTTCACCGCTGCTTTAGCAGCAGCCATCTCTTCATTCATCGGCGGGGGGCAGTATCCGAACAACGCCAGCAACAACAGCAACAGCAGCAACAATAATGGCAGTGTTGCCACCAGCAACAATAACAGCAATGGCAACAATAAACTCAGCAGCTCAGGGTTTCAAGTCAATTGA
- the LOC105178490 gene encoding cyprosin has translation MGKRYGFAALVLLFLLFSTVFSARADGLLRIGLKKRKLNQINRFSETLGSKQGGSNNLGGVNEVSGTDIISLKNYLDAQYFGEIGIGTPPQKFTVIFDTGSSNLWVPSSKCYFSVACLFHSKYKSSRSSTYKKNGKSAAIHYGTGSISGFFSRDHVQLGNLVVKDQDFIEATKEPGITFLAAKFDGILGLGFQEISVGNAVPVWYNMVNQGLVKDPVFSFWLNRKGNEEDGGELVFGGVDPNHFKGEHTYVPVTQKGYWQFDMGEVLIGGETTGFCSGGCSAIADSGTSLLAGPTTVVTLINHAIGATGVVSQECKSVVSLYGKTILEMLLSKEEPQRICSRIGLCSSDGIRDVSMIIESVVDKDSTKDSYGLHDEMCTACQMAVVWMQNQLRRNVTEEKILDYINELCDRLPSPMGESAVDCSVLSSMPNVSFTIGGKSFDLTPEQYVLKVGEGDAAQCISGFTALDVPPPRGPLWILGDVFMGQYHTVFDYGNMKVGFAEAA, from the exons ATGGGTAAAAGATACGGTTTTGCTGCACTTGTGCTGCTCTTTCTGCTGTTTTCTACTGTGTTTTCGGCCCGTGCTGATGGGTTGTTGAGAATTGGGCTAAAGAAGAGGAAGCTGAATCAGATCAACCGGTTCTCGGAAACTCTTGGCTCAAAGCAGGGGGGTTCTAATAATTTAGGTGGTGTTAATGAAGTTTCGGGTACTGATATCATTTCTCTGAAGAACTACTTGGATGCTCAATATTTTGGTGAGATTGGTATTGGGACACCTCCCCAGAAATTCACTGTGATTTTTGACACTGGAAGTTCTAATCTTTGGGTGCCATCATCAAAGTGCTACTTTTCT GTTGCCTGCCTTTTCCATTCGAAGTATAAGTCAAGCCGTTCAAGTACCTACAAAAAGAATG GTAAATCTGCTGCAATCCATTATGGAACTGGATCTATCTCCGGTTTTTTCAGCCGAGATCACGTTCAACTCGGCAACCTTGTTGTTAAGGATCAG GATTTCATTGAAGCGACAAAAGAGCCAGGCATTACCTTCTTGGCAGCCAAGTTTGATGGTATTCTTGGACTTGGATTTCAGGAAATTTCTGTTGGGAATGCTGTTCCTGTCTG GTACAATATGGTGAATCAAGGTCTAGTGAAAGACCcagttttttcattttggttaAATCGAAAAGGTAACGAGGAAGATGGGGGTGAACTTGTTTTTGGTGGTGTTGATCCTAATCATTTCAAGGGGGAACATACATATGTTCCTGTTACTCAAAAGGGTTACTGGCAG TTTGACATGGGTGAAGTTCTAATTGGCGGGGAGACAACTG GATTTTGTTCTGGTGGTTGCTCTGCAATAGCCGACTCTGGAACCTCCTTATTAGCAGGACCAACT ACTGTTGttactttaattaatcatgccATTGGAGCTACTGGTGTTGTAAGCCAGGAATGCAAATCTGTCGTTTCCCTATACGGCAAAACCATACTGGAGATGTTGTTATCTAAG GAAGAACCTCAGAGAATCTGCTCAAGAATAGGTTTATGCTCCTCTGATGGCATTCGTGATGTTAG TATGATTATTGAGAGTGTGGTGGACAAGGACAGCACTAAAGATTCATATGGTCTCCATGATGAGATGTGCACCGCTTGCCAAATGGCAGTTGTATGGATGCAGAATCAACTTAGACGGAACGTAACAGAAGAAAAGATTTTGGACTACATTAACGAG CTATGTGACCGGCTTCCAAGTCCAATGGGAGAATCAGCTGTCGACTGCAGTGTCCTTTCTTCTATGCCAAATGTTTCCTTTACCATAGGTGGTAAATCATTTGATCTCACCCCAGAGCAG TATGTCCTCAAAGTCGGTGAGGGTGATGCAGCTCAGTGCATTAGTGGATTCACAGCCTTAGATGTGCCTCCGCCTCGCGGCCCTCTATG GATCTTGGGGGATGTTTTCATGGGGCAGTATCACACTGTGTTTGACTACGGGAATATGAAAGTTGGCTTTGCTGAAGCTGCTTGA